A region from the Lusitaniella coriacea LEGE 07157 genome encodes:
- a CDS encoding molybdenum cofactor guanylyltransferase, translating to MTNRASSQTNTLIALILAGGQSSRMGEDKASMLWDGIPLLQRVCNAATCCDSIYILTPWRDRYRPILNSQCTFLDESNPGQGALMAFAQGLEQIAQNSDWILLLACDLPQLDSKGLQRWIEQLNDVPPDTLAAVPFHNEFWEPLCGFYRPGVRENLQAFIEGGGRSFQKWLSNLPAQPLTVSEEQRSMLLNCNSPQDLPQMPD from the coding sequence CACTCATCCTTGCAGGCGGTCAAAGTTCTCGCATGGGAGAAGATAAAGCCTCGATGCTGTGGGATGGAATTCCCCTGCTTCAGCGAGTGTGCAACGCCGCAACCTGCTGCGATTCTATTTATATTTTGACACCTTGGCGCGATCGCTATCGCCCAATCCTCAACTCTCAATGCACCTTCTTGGACGAATCGAACCCCGGACAAGGGGCGTTAATGGCGTTTGCTCAAGGACTCGAACAGATCGCACAAAACTCCGATTGGATTTTACTCCTTGCCTGCGATTTACCCCAATTGGACTCGAAGGGATTGCAAAGATGGATTGAGCAATTAAACGACGTTCCGCCTGACACGTTAGCGGCTGTCCCTTTCCATAATGAGTTTTGGGAACCCCTGTGTGGATTTTATCGCCCTGGGGTGCGAGAGAATTTGCAAGCGTTTATTGAAGGAGGGGGGCGTTCGTTTCAAAAGTGGCTGTCCAATTTACCCGCTCAACCCCTTACTGTCAGTGAGGAACAACGCTCGATGTTATTGAATTGTAATTCTCCTCAAGATTTACCGCAAATGCCGGATTGA